One window of the Actinomycetota bacterium genome contains the following:
- a CDS encoding glycosyltransferase family 2 protein encodes MKTTAVVLNWRQPHETIAALSSLRDTGVDAIVVDNASGDGSVDAIRDAYPGVVMIENGVNAGYAGGNNTGIRLALDRGTDAVLVLNSDVVVEPGALDLLTQALLDHPEWGIAAPVSLCRDDPSIVDFYRATVDLDHLAVHAQGRDEPLGELGDCETDYATGSAMLIRRSLIEEIGLFDERFFLVWEDVDFGVRARAAGSRIGVVARARVHHGRSVSFGGEATPMYQYFFVRNSFLIVANHLRGVRRARTLRAISRRYRGWISQPQTSQPVARAIELGLAHGRARAFGPPPKAAEFDVPVSPGS; translated from the coding sequence GTGAAGACGACGGCCGTCGTGCTGAACTGGCGGCAGCCGCACGAGACGATCGCGGCGCTGTCGTCTCTTCGCGATACCGGAGTCGACGCGATCGTCGTTGACAATGCCTCGGGAGACGGGTCCGTGGATGCGATCCGCGATGCGTACCCCGGCGTCGTGATGATCGAGAACGGCGTCAATGCGGGATATGCCGGCGGCAACAACACCGGGATTCGCCTGGCCCTAGACCGGGGGACCGATGCGGTGCTGGTGCTTAACAGCGACGTCGTGGTGGAACCGGGTGCGCTCGATTTGCTCACCCAGGCTTTGCTGGATCACCCGGAGTGGGGGATCGCCGCACCGGTGTCTCTGTGCCGCGACGACCCCTCGATCGTCGACTTCTATCGCGCGACCGTCGATTTGGATCACCTTGCGGTGCATGCGCAAGGCCGGGATGAGCCTCTCGGCGAACTCGGCGATTGTGAGACCGACTACGCCACGGGCAGCGCGATGTTGATCCGGCGCTCGCTGATCGAGGAGATTGGTCTGTTCGACGAGCGGTTCTTCCTCGTGTGGGAGGATGTTGACTTCGGGGTGCGCGCGCGCGCCGCGGGTTCGCGAATCGGCGTGGTTGCGCGCGCGCGCGTCCACCACGGGCGCAGCGTCTCCTTCGGTGGCGAGGCGACGCCGATGTACCAGTACTTCTTCGTGCGCAACTCATTCCTGATCGTCGCCAACCACTTGCGGGGCGTGCGGCGGGCTCGCACGCTTCGGGCGATCTCGCGCCGGTATCGCGGATGGATTAGTCAACCGCAGACCTCTCAGCCGGTCGCGCGTGCGATCGAGCTGGGGCTCGCTCATGGGCGCGCGCGAGCCTTCGGGCCCCCTCCAAAAGCCGCCGAGTTCGATGTGCCCGTTTCGCCCGGCTCGTAG
- a CDS encoding helix-turn-helix transcriptional regulator, translating into MSVASGLLADARARAGLSQAALARKAGIPRSVLNAYERGNRQPGADALAAILAAAGFELRLAPRIDLERNARVLSEVLDLAERLPWRPRRTLSFPPFHREVG; encoded by the coding sequence ATGAGTGTCGCATCTGGACTGCTCGCCGACGCCCGGGCGCGCGCCGGACTCAGCCAGGCCGCCCTCGCGCGCAAGGCCGGCATCCCCAGGTCGGTTCTGAACGCCTACGAGCGCGGAAACCGCCAACCCGGCGCCGATGCTCTCGCCGCCATCCTCGCGGCGGCCGGATTCGAACTGCGCCTTGCCCCGCGCATCGACCTCGAGCGCAACGCGCGCGTGCTCTCCGAAGTCCTCGACCTCGCGGAGCGCCTGCCTTGGCGACCACGGCGCACCCTGTCGTTTCCGCCCTTCC
- a CDS encoding class I SAM-dependent methyltransferase, which yields MNKAAGTQATVCACGGARYRRVLRADRYCTYGVNTEPLEYSLIRCLACGLVRTSPAPEDHDHSSYRDDAFVETYLAREELFQRLLRSTMDDITLLAPPPRRFVDVGANIGTIVSMATALGYDATGVEPNEAAAEVGRARGLQMISAPLVSAGFSDESLDIVCLSATAEHVAELDQSLALCRRLLRPGGMLFVANSPNYRSFGARYERALWYGIQPTGHVWQFSPATLRAVFARAGFRVVFERTFNLHRDFGRNRKERLRKAAFGLAAATGLGDALSMAGVRP from the coding sequence GTGAACAAGGCCGCCGGCACCCAAGCCACGGTGTGCGCGTGCGGTGGCGCGCGCTACCGCAGGGTGCTGCGCGCGGACCGCTACTGCACCTACGGCGTCAACACGGAGCCGTTGGAGTACTCGTTGATCCGCTGCCTGGCATGCGGCTTGGTGCGGACGTCCCCGGCACCCGAAGACCACGATCACAGCTCTTATCGCGACGACGCGTTCGTCGAGACTTACCTTGCCCGGGAAGAGCTTTTCCAAAGATTGCTTCGTTCCACGATGGACGACATTACCCTTCTCGCTCCGCCGCCCCGACGTTTCGTTGATGTCGGCGCGAACATCGGGACCATCGTGAGCATGGCGACCGCTCTCGGCTACGACGCGACCGGCGTGGAGCCGAACGAAGCAGCAGCCGAAGTCGGCCGCGCGCGCGGCTTGCAGATGATCTCAGCACCGCTGGTTTCCGCGGGGTTTTCCGACGAGAGTCTCGACATTGTTTGTCTCTCGGCAACCGCCGAGCACGTCGCCGAACTCGACCAATCTCTTGCTCTTTGCAGACGACTATTGCGTCCCGGCGGAATGCTGTTCGTCGCAAACTCGCCGAACTACCGGTCCTTCGGCGCGCGATATGAGCGCGCGCTCTGGTATGGGATCCAACCGACGGGACACGTCTGGCAGTTCTCGCCGGCGACCCTTCGCGCGGTGTTCGCGCGCGCCGGGTTCCGAGTAGTCTTCGAGCGAACCTTCAACCTTCACCGCGATTTCGGACGGAATCGCAAGGAACGGCTGCGCAAGGCCGCCTTCGGACTTGCGGCGGCCACGGGGTTGGGGGACGCGCTTTCGATGGCGGGGGTACGGCCGTGA
- a CDS encoding HAD-IA family hydrolase, whose protein sequence is MSDVYGLIFDFDGLLVDTEVPDFSSWERVYLARGAKLTFEDWAKCIGTVGAFDPVAHLESALDQTLDRAVLQAEHKVAFRELMNGCRPMPGAAERISEARAAGLRVGIASSSTRSHVERYRTAAGLEEFDAIVCRDDVGRAKPDPASYREALARLNLRPDNTVAFEDSPNGIRAAKAAGLTCIAIPNALTRRLPMEGADAVLESLAGQTLPDILARAGKALPQR, encoded by the coding sequence TTGTCAGATGTCTACGGACTGATCTTCGACTTCGACGGCCTACTGGTTGATACCGAAGTGCCCGATTTCTCCTCGTGGGAGCGGGTTTATCTCGCGCGCGGAGCCAAACTGACGTTCGAGGACTGGGCGAAGTGCATCGGAACGGTCGGCGCCTTCGATCCCGTGGCCCACCTGGAGTCGGCCCTCGACCAGACCTTGGACCGGGCGGTCCTACAGGCAGAGCACAAGGTGGCCTTCCGGGAACTGATGAACGGATGCCGCCCGATGCCGGGCGCCGCCGAACGTATCTCCGAGGCGCGCGCTGCCGGACTTCGCGTCGGCATCGCCTCCAGTTCGACGCGCTCCCACGTCGAGCGCTACCGCACCGCAGCCGGGTTGGAGGAGTTCGATGCGATCGTCTGTCGCGACGACGTCGGCCGCGCAAAGCCGGACCCGGCCTCATATCGCGAAGCGCTCGCGCGCCTGAACCTGCGCCCCGACAACACCGTCGCCTTCGAGGACTCCCCCAACGGTATCCGCGCCGCCAAGGCCGCCGGCCTCACCTGCATCGCGATCCCAAACGCCCTCACCCGCCGCCTCCCGATGGAGGGCGCCGACGCCGTGCTGGAATCCCTCGCAGGCCAGACCCTGCCCGACATCCTGGCGCGCGCCGGCAAGGCCCTACCCCAGCGTTAG
- a CDS encoding ClpX C4-type zinc finger protein: MELLDKGRDKLHCSFCGRAGSEGQALVAGPGIYICDKCARKAVSLAEGSKPNR; the protein is encoded by the coding sequence ATGGAGCTTCTTGACAAAGGCCGGGACAAGCTGCATTGCTCCTTCTGTGGACGCGCAGGATCGGAAGGGCAAGCGCTCGTCGCCGGGCCGGGAATCTACATCTGCGACAAGTGCGCCCGCAAAGCCGTCAGCCTGGCCGAAGGGAGCAAGCCGAACCGCTGA
- a CDS encoding NAD-dependent epimerase/dehydratase family protein translates to MSHHVPARVLVTGGAGFVGSHLVERLIARGDQVTVLDDLRNSTTENLSAVANRVRFVLGDCGVAARLIAEEEYDVVFHLASPAYVPPSVDDPIGDLRANAEQTLLILQALRDLSSRPRLVHVSSAAIYGQPNVQPIREECPPSPVSPYGVDKFCAEEHVRVASLLHGIRATVLRYFPVYGPRQRKQVVYDLVNKLRVNPRRVEVFGTGRELRDLGYVDDVVSATIVAADCAPARGEAFNVGSGHMVTIAQLAETIARAMGVTPEIVFTGSVRPGDSERMVADISRLGELGYEPAVSFEAGVSRTVAWATGQSPQMAEGVA, encoded by the coding sequence TTGAGCCATCATGTGCCGGCCCGCGTGCTCGTCACGGGCGGAGCCGGGTTCGTCGGCAGTCATTTGGTTGAGCGCCTCATCGCGCGCGGGGATCAAGTGACAGTGCTCGACGATCTTCGAAACTCGACCACCGAGAACTTGTCGGCGGTCGCGAACCGAGTTCGCTTCGTCCTCGGTGACTGCGGCGTTGCCGCTCGACTCATTGCCGAGGAAGAGTACGACGTCGTATTCCACTTGGCTTCGCCGGCATACGTTCCGCCTTCGGTCGATGATCCCATCGGAGACTTGCGTGCGAACGCCGAGCAGACGCTGCTGATTCTTCAGGCTCTGCGAGACCTCTCGTCCCGCCCTCGGTTGGTGCATGTCTCGAGCGCGGCGATCTACGGTCAGCCGAACGTGCAACCGATTCGCGAGGAGTGCCCTCCGTCGCCGGTGTCGCCCTACGGTGTGGACAAGTTCTGCGCTGAGGAGCATGTGCGCGTCGCGTCGCTTCTGCACGGCATCCGCGCCACCGTCTTGCGTTACTTCCCGGTTTACGGGCCGCGCCAGCGCAAGCAGGTTGTGTACGACCTCGTGAACAAGCTTCGAGTGAACCCACGGCGGGTCGAGGTGTTCGGAACGGGGCGAGAACTGCGCGATCTGGGGTACGTGGACGACGTCGTTTCGGCGACGATCGTCGCGGCCGACTGCGCGCCCGCGCGCGGGGAGGCTTTCAACGTCGGCTCCGGCCACATGGTCACGATCGCGCAACTCGCCGAAACGATCGCGCGCGCGATGGGAGTGACGCCGGAGATCGTGTTTACCGGATCCGTCCGCCCCGGCGATTCCGAGCGGATGGTGGCCGATATTTCGAGACTCGGAGAACTGGGATACGAGCCGGCAGTCTCGTTCGAGGCCGGTGTGTCGCGCACCGTTGCGTGGGCGACCGGGCAGTCCCCGCAAATGGCCGAAGGGGTCGCGTAG
- a CDS encoding glycosyltransferase family 2 protein: MRLTVAILAQDEARMIERAVASGRFADEVLVIDGGSTDATVEIARLAGARVVGRPFDDFARQRNFALKQAHGDWVLFVDADERVTPALAREVLSLLAGSPDADAYAVPRESMALGRRLKWHPGGPDAPVRLMRRDAVRWVGLVHERIEGARRTGRLSAPLVHFTHRSVSEVVRKIDAYTEFQASELVARGAKPPAARTLVAAFPKAFVRLWRSGLRAEGGAGAVEAVLLAFNEALVVAKVWEKTRPEPLQETYRRADEELDLPEPRDDGTEEVQ; the protein is encoded by the coding sequence ATGCGACTGACGGTTGCGATTCTGGCCCAGGACGAAGCGCGCATGATCGAGCGCGCCGTCGCTTCGGGCCGGTTCGCAGATGAGGTCTTGGTAATCGACGGTGGCTCGACAGATGCCACCGTAGAGATTGCGCGTCTTGCTGGCGCGCGAGTCGTCGGGCGCCCCTTCGACGATTTCGCGCGCCAGCGGAACTTCGCCCTCAAGCAGGCGCACGGGGACTGGGTGCTTTTCGTCGACGCCGATGAGCGGGTGACGCCGGCTCTGGCGCGTGAGGTGCTGTCGCTTCTTGCCGGCTCGCCCGACGCAGATGCTTACGCCGTCCCGCGCGAGAGCATGGCGCTGGGGCGACGTTTGAAGTGGCATCCGGGCGGTCCCGACGCGCCGGTGCGGCTGATGCGACGCGATGCGGTGCGCTGGGTCGGCTTGGTTCACGAGCGGATTGAGGGCGCGCGCCGGACCGGACGCCTGTCGGCCCCTCTGGTGCACTTCACGCACCGGTCGGTCTCCGAGGTCGTGCGCAAGATCGATGCATACACGGAGTTCCAGGCTTCCGAACTGGTCGCGCGCGGGGCGAAGCCTCCTGCGGCGCGCACGCTTGTTGCGGCGTTTCCGAAGGCCTTCGTTCGCTTGTGGCGCTCGGGCTTGCGTGCGGAAGGGGGCGCCGGCGCCGTAGAGGCAGTCCTTCTTGCGTTCAATGAGGCGCTGGTGGTGGCTAAGGTGTGGGAGAAGACCCGGCCGGAACCCCTGCAGGAGACCTACCGGCGGGCCGACGAGGAACTGGATCTGCCGGAGCCTCGCGACGACGGGACCGAGGAGGTGCAGTGA
- a CDS encoding glycosyltransferase family 4 protein — MRVAFVPAARLLSDRAANGEALIAAALLRALAARGHDVIAYCERAEGSFDGIDVREISVRGPTVGAGRIAFARRIARDCATQNLDVVHLLFPFTTADGYTLAGGAPLVVGPVNLPWPQVASRRGKPAARLAAVVTDSIEARLHRRTLARADRILVTGSSSYEAIPLQVRERAVEIPFGVDVERFGATPLPHDPVIVFFSVLSERKGVRVLLEAMPHVLRRIPAARLVIAGDDPTGLRPALEARARELGVAVEFIGAVEPAQAPEIYARARVVCQPSFGEPFGMTVVEAMASGRPVVATGSGGIPDAIVDGRGGRLVPRGDERLLADALASVLADPLGAEAMGAFNRARAERRFALARVAERIELTYEALAAGRSVEHAHAS; from the coding sequence ATGCGCGTCGCATTCGTGCCTGCCGCGCGCCTGTTGTCGGATCGCGCCGCGAACGGTGAAGCGCTGATCGCGGCAGCACTCTTGCGCGCGCTGGCGGCTCGCGGGCACGACGTGATCGCCTACTGCGAGCGCGCGGAGGGCAGCTTCGACGGGATAGATGTCCGGGAGATCTCGGTCCGGGGCCCGACGGTCGGGGCGGGGCGCATTGCGTTTGCCCGGCGTATCGCGCGCGACTGCGCTACGCAGAACCTCGACGTTGTGCACTTGCTGTTCCCATTCACGACCGCGGACGGATACACGCTGGCCGGCGGTGCTCCGCTGGTCGTCGGGCCCGTGAACCTGCCCTGGCCGCAGGTCGCGTCGCGCCGCGGGAAACCGGCCGCGCGCCTCGCAGCCGTGGTTACCGATTCGATTGAGGCGAGGCTGCACCGACGCACGCTGGCGCGCGCGGATCGGATCTTGGTGACCGGGTCCTCCTCGTACGAGGCGATCCCGTTGCAGGTTCGTGAGCGCGCCGTTGAGATCCCCTTCGGCGTGGACGTCGAGCGGTTCGGCGCGACCCCGCTGCCGCACGATCCGGTGATCGTGTTCTTCTCGGTCTTGTCCGAGCGCAAGGGTGTTCGCGTGTTGCTGGAAGCTATGCCGCATGTCCTGCGCCGGATTCCCGCCGCGCGCCTGGTGATCGCCGGCGACGATCCGACCGGGTTGCGGCCGGCGCTCGAGGCGCGCGCGCGCGAACTCGGGGTTGCGGTGGAATTCATTGGGGCGGTCGAGCCGGCGCAAGCGCCGGAGATCTATGCGCGCGCGCGCGTCGTGTGCCAGCCCAGTTTTGGGGAGCCCTTCGGCATGACCGTCGTCGAGGCGATGGCGAGTGGACGTCCGGTGGTCGCTACCGGATCCGGAGGCATTCCCGACGCAATCGTGGATGGCCGCGGCGGACGACTTGTCCCCCGCGGAGACGAGCGATTGCTGGCGGATGCGCTCGCGTCGGTCCTGGCCGATCCGCTCGGCGCGGAAGCTATGGGGGCATTCAACCGCGCGCGCGCCGAGCGGCGATTCGCACTCGCACGCGTTGCCGAACGCATCGAACTGACCTACGAGGCTTTGGCGGCCGGGCGTTCCGTGGAGCACGCGCATGCCTCCTGA
- a CDS encoding acyltransferase, whose product MKDYVARMHRRIHDYEDRRDAPKFGSVGVGSLIRMPSMFHHPERLFVGSATTIHPYCRIEIVTENPHLEGPPLPERDARIEIGDRVVINSFAHFGAMQRIVLGDDVGIASGVCIEDHQYEYEEASDVIPLKKQPFRVAEVIIEDGVMIGEHATVLAGVRIGRNSWVGANSVVTRDVPAYSVVAGVPARVIRRRDSVTGEWERA is encoded by the coding sequence GTGAAGGACTACGTTGCACGCATGCACCGGCGTATCCACGATTACGAGGATCGCCGCGACGCTCCGAAGTTCGGATCCGTCGGCGTCGGGTCGCTGATCCGAATGCCTTCGATGTTCCATCATCCCGAGCGCCTTTTCGTCGGCTCGGCGACGACGATCCACCCCTACTGCCGGATTGAGATCGTTACGGAGAACCCACACTTGGAAGGTCCGCCGCTTCCGGAGCGCGATGCGCGCATCGAGATCGGCGATCGGGTCGTGATCAACTCCTTTGCTCACTTCGGTGCGATGCAGCGCATCGTGCTCGGCGACGATGTCGGCATCGCGTCCGGGGTGTGTATCGAGGATCACCAGTACGAATACGAGGAAGCTTCGGACGTCATCCCGCTGAAGAAGCAACCCTTCCGTGTGGCCGAAGTGATCATCGAAGACGGCGTGATGATCGGGGAGCACGCTACGGTCTTGGCCGGCGTGCGGATTGGACGCAACTCGTGGGTGGGTGCGAACTCGGTTGTGACGCGAGACGTTCCTGCGTACTCGGTCGTCGCAGGCGTTCCGGCCCGGGTGATCCGCCGGCGCGATTCCGTGACGGGGGAGTGGGAGCGGGCGTGA
- a CDS encoding class I SAM-dependent methyltransferase yields MRSPVASPCAVCGGDRRPALRMDAWRIDRCGTCGLHALSPQPDGVRMEEFDDGSAYDVAFALREPILAQHDRTLDAVERWVGPGRLLDVGSGPAFLLEAGRARGWDSVGVDPSSFAVEHARGLGFEAHEGMLEDLRLEEGGYDAVALLQVVEHLVDPRPLLAECRRLLRPGGALVVATPNPVSVLARVKRERFNYWIPPTHCVWYTPDALGRLLDAAGFASACRSTWSARAPGLHDGEDILASTRFGRRIPVRARRAAGDILVRATDAFGLGSIVEQIVLRREAECD; encoded by the coding sequence GTGCGTAGCCCTGTGGCGTCCCCGTGCGCGGTCTGCGGCGGCGACCGTCGTCCGGCTCTGCGCATGGACGCGTGGAGAATCGATCGTTGCGGAACGTGTGGGCTGCACGCTCTGTCGCCGCAGCCCGATGGCGTTCGCATGGAGGAGTTCGACGACGGATCGGCCTACGACGTAGCGTTCGCGCTCCGTGAGCCGATCCTGGCGCAACACGATCGCACGCTCGACGCGGTCGAGCGATGGGTCGGCCCGGGACGCTTGCTCGACGTCGGCAGCGGTCCTGCGTTCCTGTTGGAGGCTGGGCGCGCGCGTGGATGGGACTCCGTCGGCGTGGACCCATCGTCGTTCGCGGTGGAGCATGCCCGCGGGCTCGGTTTCGAGGCGCACGAGGGGATGCTTGAGGACCTTCGGCTGGAGGAAGGCGGCTACGACGCCGTCGCGCTGCTGCAGGTCGTCGAGCACCTGGTGGATCCCCGTCCGCTCCTGGCCGAGTGCCGGCGCCTGCTTCGGCCCGGCGGTGCTTTGGTCGTGGCGACTCCGAACCCGGTGAGTGTGCTGGCGCGCGTGAAGCGCGAACGGTTCAACTACTGGATTCCACCGACGCACTGCGTGTGGTACACGCCCGACGCCCTCGGGCGATTGCTGGACGCCGCAGGTTTCGCTTCCGCGTGTCGCTCCACTTGGAGCGCGCGCGCGCCGGGGCTGCACGACGGGGAGGACATCCTCGCCTCGACCCGCTTCGGACGGCGCATTCCGGTTCGCGCGCGCCGCGCCGCCGGCGACATCCTGGTGCGCGCGACCGATGCATTTGGACTTGGTTCGATCGTTGAGCAGATCGTGCTGCGGCGGGAGGCCGAATGCGACTGA
- a CDS encoding oligosaccharide flippase family protein, with translation MPPEVAPGVVEHPELDAGPTAHPELDSSQVKSLAMRGFGTLLVRTIGQRGLQMAGNILLARWLAPETFGIYAIVSFVVGMAGFLSDLGLGASLIQRRERLTERDLRTAFSLSLMLNLVVVGTLWAVAGPLVRAYHLHTVNVLAVRMLAASILFSTFTTIPSIRLERELKFGRLSAADLSGQLVYVLIAVPLAFTFRHPNVSLARADDAVWCFVWATLASRAVHALVINVSSWWRPRLGLDRRAMRAMLAFGLPYQANGFVNAIKDNFVPTFIAFVAGAKSVGYVIWAVGMATNALFLLPIVSRVTFPAYARLQDDPPALKDAIEKSIKWVAATVFPTTLLLAALARQIVEHVYGPKWFPGLTSFYLLCIPMMNAAYSTVIVSALYGLGRARAVLRLTLIWAVAGWALGVPLTLWIGKDGFALGMFAVSWLAVLSVREMNKVVRVNFVRPLLRILVLSAIPAVVVASFARFVVHDSLQLVAVGALGVAGYLGLMFAAGELDDVRAMIRRARAPIAPARPPAPVAAEAVTDRA, from the coding sequence ATGCCTCCTGAAGTCGCACCCGGCGTCGTCGAGCATCCGGAGCTGGATGCCGGTCCGACCGCGCACCCCGAACTTGATTCCTCGCAAGTCAAGAGCCTGGCGATGCGCGGCTTCGGAACCCTGCTCGTGCGTACGATCGGGCAGCGCGGCCTGCAGATGGCGGGCAACATCTTGCTTGCTCGCTGGCTGGCGCCGGAGACCTTCGGCATCTACGCGATCGTCAGCTTTGTTGTGGGGATGGCGGGGTTTCTCTCGGACCTCGGGCTCGGCGCGTCGCTGATCCAGCGTCGCGAGCGCTTGACCGAGCGGGATCTGCGAACCGCGTTCTCGCTCAGTCTGATGCTGAACCTCGTCGTGGTCGGAACGCTGTGGGCTGTTGCGGGTCCCCTGGTGCGCGCCTACCACTTGCACACAGTCAACGTCCTTGCCGTACGCATGCTGGCCGCGTCGATTCTCTTTTCGACGTTTACCACGATTCCGTCGATCAGGCTGGAGCGAGAGCTGAAGTTCGGCCGCCTCTCGGCCGCGGATTTGTCGGGGCAGCTTGTGTACGTGCTGATCGCCGTACCTCTAGCATTCACGTTCCGCCATCCGAACGTGTCGCTCGCGCGCGCCGACGACGCGGTGTGGTGCTTCGTGTGGGCGACCCTCGCCTCGCGCGCGGTGCATGCGCTGGTGATAAACGTGTCGTCGTGGTGGCGCCCGCGACTCGGGCTCGACCGTCGGGCAATGCGCGCGATGCTTGCCTTCGGGTTGCCGTACCAAGCGAACGGATTCGTCAACGCGATCAAGGACAATTTCGTGCCGACGTTCATCGCGTTCGTCGCCGGCGCGAAGTCCGTCGGCTACGTGATCTGGGCCGTCGGGATGGCGACCAACGCGCTGTTCTTGCTGCCGATCGTCAGCCGAGTCACGTTCCCCGCCTACGCGCGCCTGCAGGACGACCCTCCCGCGCTGAAGGATGCCATCGAGAAGTCGATCAAGTGGGTTGCTGCGACGGTGTTTCCGACCACGTTGCTGCTGGCTGCGCTGGCCAGACAGATCGTCGAGCACGTCTACGGTCCCAAGTGGTTCCCCGGGCTCACTTCCTTCTATCTGCTGTGCATTCCGATGATGAACGCGGCCTACTCGACGGTGATCGTCAGCGCGTTGTACGGACTAGGGCGCGCGCGAGCGGTGTTGCGGCTGACGCTCATCTGGGCGGTGGCCGGTTGGGCGCTCGGGGTGCCGCTGACGTTGTGGATCGGCAAGGACGGATTCGCGCTCGGGATGTTCGCTGTGTCGTGGTTGGCGGTGCTCAGCGTGCGCGAGATGAACAAGGTTGTGCGTGTGAACTTCGTTCGGCCGCTGCTTCGGATTTTGGTCTTGTCGGCGATTCCCGCAGTCGTCGTCGCGAGCTTCGCTCGGTTCGTGGTGCACGACTCGCTGCAGTTGGTCGCGGTCGGGGCTTTGGGAGTAGCCGGATACCTTGGGCTGATGTTCGCGGCCGGCGAGCTGGACGACGTGCGTGCGATGATCCGGCGCGCGCGCGCGCCTATCGCGCCTGCCCGCCCTCCGGCGCCGGTTGCGGCGGAAGCGGTGACCGATCGTGCGTAG
- a CDS encoding FkbM family methyltransferase yields MSYFLDLVNGYCRTYRVDASDRRRMLARYPLFKLAWLAESGSPSARRAAEAALSPLRRFGFTQHIPAADDTPMTLRVTFARDDLASFREVFFGGEYTSPFDLSSARTYVDLGANTGMAAYHFAATCRLDTVLLVEANPSLAEELRSKFPRAAVEHVCVVGDPPPGGVAFTIGSNPRHGSARADAGPGHTVVVPGIRLGELLDRHGLDHVDVLKMDIEGSEHEVLARDGAALARARRLFVEVHGDTRACGEFVRGIEHLGFSVAVRRARPEFGCETFAAERRAPPLAPPGIGSGVVTSSPCPTSGLTRDPLNTPERSP; encoded by the coding sequence GTGAGCTACTTCCTGGACCTCGTAAACGGCTACTGCCGCACCTACCGCGTCGACGCGTCCGACCGGCGCCGTATGCTCGCCCGCTACCCCTTGTTCAAGTTGGCTTGGCTGGCGGAATCCGGTTCTCCCTCCGCGCGACGAGCAGCCGAGGCGGCGCTCTCTCCACTGCGTCGTTTCGGGTTCACCCAGCACATCCCCGCTGCGGACGACACCCCAATGACACTGCGCGTCACCTTCGCGCGGGATGATTTGGCCTCGTTCCGCGAGGTCTTCTTCGGCGGCGAGTACACCTCTCCATTCGACCTGTCGAGCGCGCGCACCTACGTCGACCTCGGCGCCAACACCGGAATGGCCGCTTACCACTTCGCAGCGACCTGCCGACTGGACACCGTGCTTCTTGTGGAGGCGAACCCGAGCCTGGCCGAGGAACTGCGAAGCAAGTTCCCGCGCGCGGCAGTGGAGCACGTCTGCGTGGTCGGCGATCCGCCACCGGGCGGGGTCGCGTTCACAATCGGGTCCAACCCACGGCACGGCAGCGCGCGCGCCGATGCCGGACCCGGACACACCGTGGTCGTTCCCGGGATCCGCCTCGGCGAACTGCTCGACCGCCACGGCCTCGATCATGTTGACGTTCTGAAGATGGACATCGAGGGATCCGAGCACGAGGTCCTCGCGCGGGACGGAGCCGCCCTGGCGCGCGCGCGTCGGCTGTTCGTCGAGGTCCACGGCGACACCCGCGCATGCGGCGAGTTCGTGCGCGGCATTGAGCATCTGGGCTTCAGCGTCGCAGTGCGCCGCGCGCGCCCTGAATTCGGCTGCGAGACATTCGCGGCCGAGCGACGAGCTCCTCCGCTAGCGCCGCCCGGGATCGGTTCGGGGGTCGTGACGTCCAGCCCGTGCCCTACATCGGGCCTCACCCGTGATCCCCTCAACACACCCGAGCGATCCCCTTGA